The following are from one region of the Corylus avellana chromosome ca1, CavTom2PMs-1.0 genome:
- the LOC132188860 gene encoding extensin-3-like, producing MTIAGLDPFGGRLWPQMFIALGLLLVASSVGSVSGDAYPYSSPPPPPYEYTSPPPPVHSPPPPYEYKSPPPPEKSHPPPYEYKSPPPPEKSPSYEYKSPPPPVHSPPPPYEYKSPPPPEKSPPPPYEYKSPPPPEKSPPPPYEYKSPPPPVHSLPPYEYKSPPPPEKSPPPPYEYKSPPPPVHSLPPYEYKSPPPPVHSPPPPYEYKSPPPPEKSPPPPYEYKSPPPPEKSPPPPYEYKSPPPPVHSLPPYEYKSPPPPEKSPPPPYEYKSPPPPVHSLPPYEYKSPPPPVHSPPPPYEYKSPPPPEKSPPPPYEYKSPPPPVHSLPPYEYKSPPPPVHSPPPYEYKSPPPPAKSPPYYYKSPPPPVHPLPPYYYKSPPPPVHSPPPYYYKSPPPPVHSPPPYYYKSPPPPPKELPPYHYISPPPPVHHHPLIVKVVGKVYCYRCYDWDYPIKSHDKKHLKGAVVEVTCKAGEKEIKAYGTTKINGKFSITVEGFAYEKYGGVKACKAKLHAPPKDSPCNIPTDLHWGKKGAKLKVKSEDKYEVVLSAKPFAYAPKKPYKECEKPKPIYKPPPYVYKSPPPPVHEPPYIYKSPPPPPYVYKSPPPPVHEPPYIYKSPPPPPYVYKSPPPPVHEPPYIYKSPPPPPYIYKSPPPPVHEPPYIYKSPPPPPYVYKSPPPPVHSPPPPYEYKSPPPPEKSPPPYEYKSPPPPEKSPSYEYKSPPPPVHSPPPPYEYKSPPPPEKSSPPPYEYKSPPPPEKSPPPYEYKSPPPPEKSPPPPVYIYASPPPPTHY from the exons ATGACGATTGCAGGGCTCGACCCCTTTGGGGGTCGTCTTTGGCCTCAAATGTTCATTGCTTTGGGCTTGCTTCTTGTTGCAAGCAGTGTAGGTTCTGTCTCTGGAGATGCTTACCCTTATTCttctccaccaccaccaccgtaTGAGTACACGTCACCTCCACCGCCGGTTCACTCTCCCCCACCACCATATGAGTACAAGTCTCCACCACCACCGGAGAAATCTCATCCACCTCCATATGAGTACAAGTCTCCACCACCACCGGAGAAGTCTCCTTCATATGAGTACAAGTCTCCCCCACCACCGGTTCACTCTCCACCACCACCATACGAGTACAAGTCCCCACCACCACCGGAGAAATCTCCTCCACCTCCATATGAGTACAAGTCTCCACCACCACCGGAGAAGTCTCCTCCACCACCATATGAGTACAAGTCTCCCCCACCTCCGGTGCATTCTCTACCACCATATGAGTACAAATCTCCACCACCACCGGAGAAATCTCCTCCACCACCATATGAGTACAAGTCTCCCCCACCACCGGTGCATTCCCTACCACCATATGAATACAAGTCTCCTCCACCACCTGTTCACTCTCCACCACCACCATATGAGTACAAGTCCCCACCACCACCGGAGAAATCTCCTCCACCTCCATATGAGTACAAGTCTCCACCACCACCGGAGAAGTCTCCTCCACCACCATATGAGTACAAGTCTCCCCCACCTCCGGTGCATTCTCTACCACCATATGAGTACAAATCTCCACCACCACCGGAGAAATCTCCTCCACCACCATATGAGTACAAGTCTCCCCCACCACCGGTGCATTCCCTACCACCATATGAATACAAGTCTCCCCCACCACCAGTTCACTCTCCACCACCACCATATGAGTACAAGTCCCCACCACCACCGGAGAAATCTCCTCCACCACCATATGAGTACAAGTCTCCCCCACCACCGGTGCATTCCCTACCACCATATGAATACAAGTCCCCACCACCACCTGTTCACTCTCCACCACCTTATGAGTACAAATCCCCTCCACCTCCGGCCAAGTCTCCACCATACTACTACAAATCCCCTCCACCACCTGTACACCCTCTACCACCTTACTACTACAAATCTCCTCCACCACCTGTACACTCTCCACCACCATACTACTACAAATCTCCCCCACCACCTGTACACTCTCCTCCACCATACTACTACAaatctccaccaccaccacccaaaGAACTTCCTCCTTACCATTACATCTCTCCACCTCCACCTGTTCATCACCACCCATTGATAGTCAAGGTCGTTGGAAAAGTCTATTGCTACAGATGCTATGACTGGGACTATCCTATCAAGTCACACGACAAGAAGCATCTCAAAG GTGCCGTAGTGGAGGTGACTTGCAAAGCAGGCGAGAAGGAGATCAAGGCCTATGGCACCACCAAGATCAACGGCAAGTTTAGCATCACAGTTGAAGGCTTTGCCTACGAGAAGTACGGAGGAGTAAAGGCCTGCAAGGCCAAGCTCCACGCGCCACCCAAAGATTCGCCCTGCAACATCCCCACTGACCTGCATTGGGGCAAGAAGGGTGCAAAGCTCAAGGTCAAGTCTGAGGACAAGTACGAGGTTGTGCTGTCAGCCAAGCCATTTGCCTATGCTCCAAAGAAACCTTACAAGGAGTGCGAGAAGCCCAAGCCCATATACAAACCACCTCCTTATGTTTACAAGTCTCCTCCACCACCGGTTCATGAACCACCATATATTTACAAGTCTCCTCCTCCACCCCCTTACGTCTACAAGTCTCCACCACCACCGGTTCACGAGCCACCTTATATTTACAAGTCTCCTCCCCCACCACCTTATGTTTACAAGTCTCCACCACCACCGGTTCACGAGCCGCCTTACATTTACAAGTCTCCTCCCCCACCACCTTACATCTACAAATCTCCACCACCACCTGTCCACGAACCACCTTACATTTACAAGTCTCCTCCCCCACCACCTTACGTCTACAAGTCTCCCCCACCACCAGTGCACTCCCCTCCACCACCATATGAGTACAAGTCCCCACCACCACCTGAGAAGTCTCCTCCACCATATGAGTACAAGTCTCCACCACCACCGGAGAAATCTCCTTCATATGAGTACAAGTCCCCACCACCGCCGGTGCATTCCCCTCCACCACCATATGAGTACAAGTCTCCCCCACCACCGGAGAAGTCTTCTCCACCACCATATGAGTACAAGTCCCCGCCACCACCTGAGAAGTCTCCACCACCATATGAGTACAAGTCCCCACCTCCACCCGAGAAATCTCCTCCACCACCTGTCTACATTTACGCATCACCTCCACCTCCAACTCACTACTAG
- the LOC132167609 gene encoding mitochondrial import inner membrane translocase subunit PAM16 like 2 codes for MAAKILANLIVMGSGVLARAFVQAYRQALANASKSGVAQETLQNTVRRASKGMTEQEARQILGVSEQTAWEEIMKKYDTLFERNAKNGSFYVQSKVHRAKECLEAAHRDKGQGPS; via the exons ATG GCTGCAAAGATTCTTGCTAACTTAATTGTGATGGGCTCTGGTGTGTTAGCAAGGGCTTTCGTTCAGGCTTACCGCCAAGCACTTGCAa ATGCCTCAAAATCTGGTGTCGCCCAAGAAACATTACAAAACACTGTCCGTAGAGCAAGCAAAGGAATGACAGAGCAAGAAGCCAGGCAGATTCTTGGCGTCTCCGAACAAACCGCTTGGGAGGAGATTATGAAG AAATATGACACATTGTTTGAAAGGAATGCCAAGAATGGGAGCTTTTATGTTCAGTCGAAAGTTCACAGGGCCAAGGAATGTTTAGAGGCTGCCCATCGAGACAAAGGACAGGGCCCTAGTTGA
- the LOC132177374 gene encoding clathrin interactor EPSIN 2-like: MKKVFDQTVRDIKREVNKKVLKVPGIEQKVLDSTSNEPWGPHGSLLADIAQATRNYHEYQMIMSVIWKRINDTGKNWRHVYKALTVLEYLVAHGSERVIDDIREHSYQIQTLSDFLYIDSGGRDQGSNVRKKSQSLVVLVNDKERIIEVRQKAAANRDKFRSASSTGGMYKPGSYGDKYDDDRYGSRDEDRNGYGYGRERETGYRDDDRYGRYGDSNSRDGDRYEERYSRDGYKDDDYRGRSRSVDDFQDGSRSRSFDRDRDRAFDDDGQYSSRGSGAKADDQSLEGRRLDRKFSEQNIGAPPSYEEAVSDSRSPVHSERDGEMSAASAPRDSSPVSNIPSQATVAHGTLASPQNQKVEAFDEFDPRGPLSAAQATSNNAEMDLLGSLSDSLAIVPTTSVTTTSEADGHTISAPAPTFGAAPSAANVVNQGFEDPFGDSPFKAVPSADSVLTQQQNSASTNSFQPNVNQTAELPQLGAPKADTVSNFDFGDTFSGLTYSGPSVSSIQPPTNSQYFPQELSTPQQNTDILADILPPSGPSPAFTSQPGFVAPTGQPTQPTANIYGTFHPQAGTIAPQIQAGAPAQLNSGSLLPQAGFTSLPTSQMTPHTPPGPTSQLNGGNVFPQQGGSAPTGPAMQFSSGNFLPAQGAAAPVATHIAHQTPTGPAVLHNNDHLGNLLPQAGLNAPVTSQQNLPFSTGSLSIVPQPAKDKFETKSTVWADTLSRGLVNLNISGPKINPLADIGIDFDAINRKERRMEKPATTPVTSTVNMGKAMGSGSGIGRAGAGALRPPLNPMMGSGMGMVGGPGAGMGMAGYGVMNQPMGMGMGMNMGMGQGVQMQSPTGLAPGSNISGGYNPMLGTGGYVPQQPYGGGYR, from the exons ATGAAGAAGGTCTTTGATCAAACTGTTAGGGACAT TAAGAGAGAGGTGAACAAGAAAGTTCTAAAAGTTCCTGGAATAGAACAGAAG GTTCTTGATTCTACTAGCAATGAGCCCTGGGGTCCTCATGGATCACTTCTTGCAGATATTGCACAGGCAACCAGAAACTA TCATGAGTACCAGATGATCATGTCAGTAATTTGGAAGCGGATTAATGATACTGGCAAGAACTGGCGCCACGTCTATAAG GCTTTAACTGTTCTGGAATACCTAGTAGCCCATGGGTCAGAGCGTGTCATAGATGATATCAGGGAACATTCTTATCAAATACAA ACATTGTCCGATTTCCTATATATTGATTCCGGTGGAAGGGACCAGGGAAGCAATGTCAGGAAGAAATCTCAGAGTCTTGTTGTCCTAGTGAATGATAAAGAAAGGATAATTGAAGTAAGACAGAAGGCTGCTGCTAACAGGGACAA GTTCCGTAGTGCCTCATCAACTGGTGGAATGTATAAGCCTGGTTCATATGGTGACAAATATGATGATGATCGTTATGGAAGCAGGGATGAGGATAGGAATGGTTATggttatgggagagagagagaaacaggcTACAGGGATGATGACCGGTATGGCAGATATGGGGACTCAAATAGTCGTGATGGAGATCGTTATGAAGAACGCTATAGCAGAGATGGTTATAAGGATGATGATTACCGTGGAAGAAGTCGAAGCGTTGATGATTTCCAGGATGGCTCAAGAAGTAGGAGCTTTGATAGAGACAGAGACCGTGCTTTTGATGATGATGGTCAATATTCATCACG AGGCAGTGGTGCCAAAGCTGATGACCAGTCTCTGGAGGGAAG GCGGCTTGATCGGAAATTTTCTGAACAGAATATTGGTGCTCCTCCAAGTTATGAAGAAGCTGTGAGTGATTCCCGAAGCCCTGTTCACAGTGAAAG GGATGGAGAAATGTCAGCAGCATCTGCTCCTAGAGATTCATCACCTGTAAGCAATATTCCAAGCCAAGCAACCGTTGCTCATGGTACTTTGGCATCTCCCCAAAACCAGAAAGTTGAGGCTTTTGATGAATTTGATCCTCGTGGCCCACTTTCAG CTGCTCAAGCTACCTCGAACAATGCTGAGATGGATTTACTTGGTTCACTATCAGATTCATTAGCCATCGTACCGACTACATCTGTGACCACAACCTCCGAGGCTGATGGCCACACAATCTCTGCTCCAGCACCCACTTTTGGGGCAGCACCGTCAGCAGCTAATGTTGTGAATCAG GGTTTTGAAGATCCATTTGGTGATTCTCCTTTTAAAGCTGTTCCTTCTGCTGACAGTGTCCTGACCCAACAGCAGAATTCTGCTTCCACAAATTCTTTCCAGCCAAACGTGAACCAGACTGCCGAACTGCCCCAACTGGGTGCCCCAAAGGCTGATACAGTCTCAAACTTCGACTTTGGGGACACATTTTCTGGCCTTACTTACTCTGGACCGAGTGTCTCCAGTATTCAACCTCCAACAAACTCACAGTATTTTCCTCAAGAGCTGTCAACTCCACAGCAGAATACTGATATTCTGGCTGACATTCTCCCACCTTCTGGACCTTCACCTGCTTTTACATCACAGCCAGGTTTTGTAGCCCCAACTGGCCAACCCACACAGCCAACTGCTAATATTTATGGCACTTTCCACCCACAGGCAGGAACTATAGCACCTCAGATTCAAGCTGGAGCTCCTGCTCAGCTCAACAGTGGGAGCTTACTCCCACAGGCAGGATTTACGTCTCTCCCCACTTCACAGATGACTCCACACACTCCACCTGGACCAACTTCACAGCTTAATGGTGGAAACGTTTTTCCACAACAGGGAGGATCTGCGCCAACTGGACCAGCCATGCAGTTTAGCAGTGGGAACTTTCTTCCAGCACAAGGTGCTGCAGCTCCAGTAGCTACACATATTGCTCATCAAACTCCCACTGGACCTGCTGTTTTACATAACAATGATCACCTTGGTAATTTACTTCCTCAAGCAGGATTAAATGCCCCCGTGACTTCGCAGCAAAATCTTCCATTTTCAACAGGATCACTTTCAATAGTTCCTCAACCAGCCAAGGACAAGTTTGAGACCAAGTCAACTGTTTGGGCTGATACACTAAGCCGAGGGCTAGTCAATTTAAATATATCTGGAC CTAAAATAAATCCATTGGCGGATATTGGAATTGATTTTGATGCCATTAATCGGAAGGAAAGGAGGATGGAAAAACCTGCCACAACTCCTGTTACATCTACTGTCAACATGGGTAAAGCTATGGGATCTGGTTCTGGGATAGGCCGAGCTGGTGCAGGCGCCCTCAGGCCTCCACTAAACCCTATGATGGGTTCTGGTATGGGTATGGTTGGTGGGCCTGGTGCAGGCATGGGAATGGCAGGTTATGGAGTTATGAATCAACCCATGGGTATGGGAATGGGGATGAATATGGGCATGGGGCAAGGAGTCCAGATGCAATCTCCAACTGGATTAGCTCCTGGATCGAACATATCTGGTGGTTATAACCCCATGCTGGGCACTGGTGGGTATGTGCCTCAGCAGCCTTATGGCGGCGGCTACCGATGA
- the LOC132167525 gene encoding uncharacterized protein LOC132167525 isoform X1, with the protein MKPAAIVSGRGCAVAGPQHTPSLNIRSPPPPPVSSFTFGSRLQISLPLLSNPIQKSRTRFAIARAADRDHSFAEPPAKALRRILELPGVHQGPACFDALSARLVERAGFQYCFSSGFSISAARLGLPDTGFISYGEMVDQGQQITQAVSIPVIGDGDNGYGNAMNVKRTVKGYIRAGFAGIILEDQVSPKACGHTQGRKVVSREEAVMRIKAAVDARKESGSDIVIVARTDSRQAVSLDESLWRCRAFADVGADVLFIDALASKEEMRAFCEISPLVPKMANMLEGGGKTPILNPLELEDLGYKLVAYPLSLIGASIRAMQDSLIAIRGGRIPPPGSMPSFEEIKEILGFNTYYEEEKRYATSVNQLSSQRVSSSRYSIEQRAQDETEQRGRRTQDPIVEVITPDVYNNYGADSSRDPFSQIWSRTLRIKITGRDGFERLDVRIPAGFLDGITNIVPALGGVNIKELLDDAAYEVGGKLLLDFNDTMGDRIQVFLE; encoded by the exons ATGAAGCCTGCAGCGATAGTTAGCGGGAGAGGTTGCGCGGTCGCTGGTCCCCAACACACCCCTTCCCTCAATATCcgatcaccaccaccacctcctgtTTCAAGTTTCACGTTTGGCTCACGCCTCCAAATCTCACTTCCACTCCTCAGCAATCCCATACAAAAGTCTCGCACGCGTTTCGCCATAGCTCGCGCAGCAGATAGAGACCATAGCTTCGCCGAGCCTCCGGCGAAGGCGCTTCGCCGTATTCTCGAATTGCCTGGTGTTCACCAGGGCCCTGCTTGTTTTGATGCTCTCAGTGCAAGGCTTGTGGAGAGGGCTGGATTTCAATACTGCTTCAGCAGTG GCTTTTCAATATCGGCTGCTAGATTGGGATTGCCAGATACGGGGTTTATATCCTATGGAGAAATGGTAGATCAAGGGCAACAAATTACCCAAGCTGTCTCGATTCCGGTCATAGGGGATGGTGATAATGGATATGGGAATGCAATGAATGTCAAGAGAACTGTTAAGGGATATATTAGAGCAGGTTTCGCTGGGATCATTCTCGAAGATCAG GTGTCTCCGAAAGCTTGTGGTCATACACAAGGGAGGAAAGTGGTGTCCAGAGAGGAGGCAGTGATGCGGATAAAGGCAGCTGTTGATGCTCGGAAGGAGAGTGGCTCTGACATTGTTATTGTAGCACGAACTGATTCTCGTCAAGCAGTATCTTTAGATGAATCACTCTGGAGGTGTAGAGCTTTTGCTGATGTTGGAGCAGATGTTCTTTTTATTGATGCGCTAGCTTCAAAAGAAGAGATGAGGGCTTTCTGTGAAATTTCTCCCCTAGTTCCAAAAATG GCCAATATGCTTGAAGGAGGGGGCAAAACACCGATACTTAATCCTCTTGAGCTTGAGGATCTTGGATATAAGCTTGTGGCCTATCCACTTTCCTTGATTGGGGCATCCATTCGAGCAATGCAG GATTCACTGATTGCCATTAGAGGAGGGCGTATCCCTCCTCCCGGAAGCATGCCGtcatttgaagaaattaaggaAATCTTAGGTTTCAACACTTACTATGAAGAAGAGAAGCGCTATGCTACCAGTGTCAATCAGCTGTCATCGCagagag TGAGCAGTAGCAGATACTCTATAGAACAGAGGGCTCAAGATGAAACAGAGCAGAGAGGTCGACGTACTCAGGATCCCATTGTCGAAGTGATAACTCCTGATGTGTACAATAACTATGGTGCAGATAGCTCAAGGGATCCTTTTTCACAGATCTGGTCTCGGACATTGAGAATCAAAATTACTGGAAGAGATGGATTTGAGAGGCTTGATGTTAGGATCCCT GCGGGATTCTTGGATGGAATCACAAATATAGTTCCAG CTTTGGGAGGTGTAAATATCAAAGAATTGTTGGATGATGCAGCATACGAAGTAGGAGGGAAGCTGTTATTGGATTTTAACGACACAATGGGTGACAGGATTCAAGTCTTTCTTGAGTAG
- the LOC132167525 gene encoding uncharacterized protein LOC132167525 isoform X2 — MKPAAIVSGRGCAVAGPQHTPSLNIRSPPPPPVSSFTFGSRLQISLPLLSNPIQKSRTRFAIARAADRDHSFAEPPAKALRRILELPGVHQGPACFDALSARLVERAGFQYCFSSGFSISAARLGLPDTGFISYGEMVDQGQQITQAVSIPVIGDGDNGYGNAMNVKRTVKGYIRAGFAGIILEDQVSPKACGHTQGRKVVSREEAVMRIKAAVDARKESGSDIVIVARTDSRQAVSLDESLWRCRAFADVGADVLFIDALASKEEMRAFCEISPLVPKMANMLEGGGKTPILNPLELEDLGYKLVAYPLSLIGASIRAMQDSLIAIRGGRIPPPGSMPSFEEIKEILGFNTYYEEEKRYATSVNQLSSQRDSSRDPFSQIWSRTLRIKITGRDGFERLDVRIPAGFLDGITNIVPALGGVNIKELLDDAAYEVGGKLLLDFNDTMGDRIQVFLE, encoded by the exons ATGAAGCCTGCAGCGATAGTTAGCGGGAGAGGTTGCGCGGTCGCTGGTCCCCAACACACCCCTTCCCTCAATATCcgatcaccaccaccacctcctgtTTCAAGTTTCACGTTTGGCTCACGCCTCCAAATCTCACTTCCACTCCTCAGCAATCCCATACAAAAGTCTCGCACGCGTTTCGCCATAGCTCGCGCAGCAGATAGAGACCATAGCTTCGCCGAGCCTCCGGCGAAGGCGCTTCGCCGTATTCTCGAATTGCCTGGTGTTCACCAGGGCCCTGCTTGTTTTGATGCTCTCAGTGCAAGGCTTGTGGAGAGGGCTGGATTTCAATACTGCTTCAGCAGTG GCTTTTCAATATCGGCTGCTAGATTGGGATTGCCAGATACGGGGTTTATATCCTATGGAGAAATGGTAGATCAAGGGCAACAAATTACCCAAGCTGTCTCGATTCCGGTCATAGGGGATGGTGATAATGGATATGGGAATGCAATGAATGTCAAGAGAACTGTTAAGGGATATATTAGAGCAGGTTTCGCTGGGATCATTCTCGAAGATCAG GTGTCTCCGAAAGCTTGTGGTCATACACAAGGGAGGAAAGTGGTGTCCAGAGAGGAGGCAGTGATGCGGATAAAGGCAGCTGTTGATGCTCGGAAGGAGAGTGGCTCTGACATTGTTATTGTAGCACGAACTGATTCTCGTCAAGCAGTATCTTTAGATGAATCACTCTGGAGGTGTAGAGCTTTTGCTGATGTTGGAGCAGATGTTCTTTTTATTGATGCGCTAGCTTCAAAAGAAGAGATGAGGGCTTTCTGTGAAATTTCTCCCCTAGTTCCAAAAATG GCCAATATGCTTGAAGGAGGGGGCAAAACACCGATACTTAATCCTCTTGAGCTTGAGGATCTTGGATATAAGCTTGTGGCCTATCCACTTTCCTTGATTGGGGCATCCATTCGAGCAATGCAG GATTCACTGATTGCCATTAGAGGAGGGCGTATCCCTCCTCCCGGAAGCATGCCGtcatttgaagaaattaaggaAATCTTAGGTTTCAACACTTACTATGAAGAAGAGAAGCGCTATGCTACCAGTGTCAATCAGCTGTCATCGCagagag ATAGCTCAAGGGATCCTTTTTCACAGATCTGGTCTCGGACATTGAGAATCAAAATTACTGGAAGAGATGGATTTGAGAGGCTTGATGTTAGGATCCCT GCGGGATTCTTGGATGGAATCACAAATATAGTTCCAG CTTTGGGAGGTGTAAATATCAAAGAATTGTTGGATGATGCAGCATACGAAGTAGGAGGGAAGCTGTTATTGGATTTTAACGACACAATGGGTGACAGGATTCAAGTCTTTCTTGAGTAG